The following are encoded together in the Desulfurellaceae bacterium genome:
- a CDS encoding LLM class F420-dependent oxidoreductase, with the protein MDYGIVLPHFTAFASEDPAHRIATAAEAAEALGYSTIWVADHLVFPAKMEGGYAFNPDDPFLEPLSVLAALSLKTTRIKLGTAVLILPYRHPLATAKTLATIDVLSGGRTVVGVGAGWLEQEFDALGVSIKERGSRTDETIDIMKAAWTQPVVNFSGKHFEIADIKCLPQPVQTPRPPVLIGGMTKGALRRVARRGDGWIAMGNSPEALEAPLETLAELTEQAGRSMADLQLCMLPLAAPSLDQLLDDLPGYEKLGLQHVYLSFRAWTNDFSELMRLMERFAREAGLGS; encoded by the coding sequence ATGGACTACGGTATTGTTCTGCCCCATTTTACGGCGTTTGCAAGCGAAGACCCGGCCCACAGAATCGCCACCGCAGCCGAGGCGGCCGAGGCGCTGGGCTACAGCACAATCTGGGTGGCCGACCACCTGGTGTTTCCGGCCAAGATGGAGGGCGGCTATGCCTTTAACCCGGACGACCCGTTTCTTGAGCCGCTGAGCGTGCTGGCCGCCCTGTCGCTCAAAACGACCCGGATCAAGCTGGGTACCGCAGTCCTCATCCTGCCCTATCGCCATCCGCTGGCCACGGCCAAAACCCTGGCCACGATTGACGTGCTGTCCGGCGGACGCACGGTCGTCGGGGTGGGCGCCGGCTGGCTGGAGCAGGAGTTTGACGCCCTGGGGGTGTCGATCAAGGAACGCGGCAGCCGCACCGACGAGACGATTGATATTATGAAAGCGGCCTGGACCCAGCCGGTGGTCAACTTCAGCGGCAAACACTTTGAGATTGCCGATATCAAATGCCTGCCCCAACCGGTCCAGACGCCACGGCCACCGGTGCTGATCGGCGGCATGACAAAGGGCGCTCTGCGACGGGTGGCCCGCCGCGGCGACGGCTGGATCGCCATGGGTAATAGCCCGGAGGCGCTTGAGGCGCCGCTGGAGACCCTGGCTGAGCTGACCGAGCAGGCTGGCCGCAGCATGGCCGACCTCCAGCTGTGCATGCTGCCCCTGGCGGCGCCCAGCCTCGATCAGCTTTTGGACGATCTGCCCGGCTACGAGAAACTCGGGCTCCAGCATGTCTACCTGTCCTTCCGGGCCTGGACGAACGACTTCTCCGAGCTGATGCGCCTGATGGAGCGCTTTGCCCGCGAGGCGGGGCTCGGCAGCTGA
- a CDS encoding AAA family ATPase yields MAFFEVVDQVASLLAQRQRVSYRSLQREFDLDDSALEALKVELISAQGVAKDENGLVLVWCDRADQARPDNGQGRPVTPEAERRQLTVMFCDLVGSTALSEQLDPEDLREVIRAYQELCAGVIQRFDGYIAQYLGDGLLVYFGYPRAHEDEPLRAVWTGLGIVEALPQLTFPHLPFPLRVRIGIHTGRVVVGEVGVEGRAEQLAIGEAPNIAARLQTLAEPDSVLISATTYRLVQRVFDCQDRGSHSLKGISAALHAYRVVGEHPSRTRFAFTTDTTGSGQTPALVGRDTAVAFLRERWERTTRGAGQLVLLNGVAGIGKSRLVQAMSQQLEADEATRITVRCSPYDQNSALAPLIDLLERALAFEPSDTGPTKLAKLEQALARYRSPDAETLALFANLLSLPPPDSVPTPRLSPQRQKQKIIQAFVSFLLEEAELQPVYCVWEDLHWADPSTLEFFNAYLNRLPHSRTLVVGVFRPDFSPPWEAGPFLHTLSLDRLSPAQVEELALHVCDGKPLPPAVLHQIRSRTDGVPLFVEELTRMYIESGIVQEADGHYELTGPLPSLGIPTTLQDSLEARLDRLAVGKETAQLGATLGRDFSYALIQTVSPLAEDRLQEELACLVDADLLAHDGFPPQAHYTFRQTLIQESAYQSLLKSRRQAYHRQIALALEDRFPETVQTKPELIAHHYTAAGLAEPAISYWQRAGQRATERSANAEATRHLTTGLELLDTLPDSVRRRQQELSLQIDLGTPLTATRGYAAPEVEALYTRALELCRALDETPQLFVVVFGLWRFYLVAGRLDIARELAEQCRRQAESVGTPGALLTAHLSLGLTLNASGELAAAQEHLERSLRFYDPERHRPDRPEGAHFGQDPQVLSLAFLANLLWLRGYPDQALARSQQARQAAHNLAHPFSSVLALEFVGTVHRFRGEYAAAHEYARALIDLAQEQGFAFWVSLGQLAHGWALTDQGRVEEGLGLVERAMAALHTIGPHQQRSFVFCLCAEAYRKGGQPAQGLAILEQAITHTDQAGERSQQADLFRLKGELLLEQATRDGQLANGQRVAPPAPVVEAEACFQRAISIAQRDGAKSLELRAVVSLSRLWKDQGRVEAAQRRLAAIYDWFSEGFETADLRQARNLLTQLGQ; encoded by the coding sequence ATGGCGTTCTTCGAGGTCGTCGATCAGGTAGCCAGTCTGTTAGCCCAGCGTCAGCGGGTTTCCTACCGCTCGCTGCAGCGCGAGTTTGATCTGGATGACAGCGCCCTTGAAGCGCTCAAAGTCGAACTCATCAGCGCCCAAGGGGTGGCCAAGGATGAAAATGGTCTGGTGCTGGTCTGGTGCGATCGAGCGGACCAGGCAAGGCCGGACAACGGTCAGGGCCGGCCGGTCACGCCCGAGGCCGAGCGGCGCCAACTGACCGTCATGTTCTGCGATCTGGTGGGTTCGACCGCCCTGTCGGAGCAGCTCGACCCCGAAGACCTGCGCGAAGTCATCCGCGCCTACCAGGAACTGTGCGCCGGGGTCATCCAGCGTTTTGACGGCTATATCGCCCAATATCTGGGGGATGGCCTGCTGGTCTATTTTGGCTATCCGAGGGCGCACGAAGACGAACCTCTGCGGGCGGTATGGACCGGGCTGGGCATTGTAGAGGCCCTGCCGCAACTCACCTTTCCCCACCTGCCGTTTCCGCTTCGGGTCCGGATCGGTATCCATACCGGCCGGGTCGTGGTCGGCGAGGTCGGGGTTGAGGGGCGGGCCGAGCAGCTGGCAATCGGTGAGGCGCCCAATATTGCGGCGCGCTTGCAGACGCTGGCGGAACCCGACTCGGTGCTGATCAGCGCCACGACCTACCGCCTGGTGCAGCGCGTGTTTGACTGCCAGGATCGCGGCAGCCACAGCCTCAAAGGCATCTCCGCCGCGCTGCACGCCTACCGCGTGGTGGGTGAGCACCCCTCCCGAACGCGGTTCGCTTTCACTACTGACACCACGGGTTCGGGCCAGACGCCGGCCCTGGTCGGTCGTGACACGGCCGTCGCCTTCCTGCGCGAGCGCTGGGAGCGGACCACACGCGGGGCTGGGCAGCTCGTGCTGCTGAACGGCGTGGCGGGGATCGGGAAGTCACGCCTGGTCCAGGCCATGTCCCAGCAGCTCGAAGCTGACGAGGCGACCCGGATTACTGTGCGCTGCTCACCGTATGACCAGAACAGCGCGCTGGCACCGCTGATCGATCTCCTGGAAAGAGCCCTGGCGTTTGAGCCGTCCGACACCGGTCCGACCAAACTTGCCAAACTCGAACAGGCCCTGGCCCGCTACCGTTCTCCAGACGCCGAGACGCTGGCCCTGTTTGCCAACCTGCTGTCCCTGCCCCCGCCCGACTCTGTTCCAACCCCACGCCTCAGCCCACAGCGGCAGAAACAGAAAATCATTCAGGCCTTTGTCAGCTTCCTGCTCGAAGAGGCCGAACTTCAGCCGGTCTACTGTGTATGGGAAGATCTGCACTGGGCCGATCCCTCGACCCTCGAGTTCTTCAACGCCTATCTCAACCGTCTGCCACACAGTCGCACCCTGGTAGTTGGCGTCTTTCGCCCCGATTTCTCCCCGCCCTGGGAAGCCGGCCCATTTCTGCACACTCTCAGCCTGGACCGCCTCAGCCCGGCCCAGGTCGAAGAGTTGGCGCTGCACGTGTGCGACGGCAAGCCTCTCCCGCCCGCCGTTCTCCACCAGATTCGCAGTCGAACGGACGGCGTCCCCCTCTTTGTTGAAGAACTCACCAGGATGTACATCGAGTCCGGCATTGTCCAAGAGGCCGACGGCCACTACGAACTGACCGGTCCACTGCCCTCGCTCGGGATTCCGACTACCCTCCAGGATTCGCTTGAGGCACGGCTCGACCGACTCGCGGTCGGCAAAGAGACCGCTCAGCTGGGCGCCACCCTGGGTCGAGACTTCTCCTACGCCTTGATCCAGACCGTCTCCCCCCTGGCCGAAGACCGACTGCAAGAAGAACTCGCCTGCCTGGTCGATGCAGACCTGCTCGCGCACGACGGCTTCCCGCCCCAGGCCCACTACACCTTCCGCCAGACCCTGATCCAGGAGAGCGCCTATCAATCCCTGCTCAAGAGCAGGCGGCAAGCCTACCACCGCCAGATTGCCCTGGCCCTGGAAGACCGTTTTCCCGAGACCGTGCAGACCAAGCCCGAGCTGATCGCTCACCACTACACCGCAGCCGGGCTGGCCGAGCCGGCGATTTCGTACTGGCAGCGGGCCGGACAGCGCGCGACCGAGCGTTCCGCCAACGCCGAAGCTACCCGTCACCTGACGACGGGCCTGGAACTCCTCGACACGCTGCCCGACTCGGTCCGGCGTCGGCAGCAAGAGCTGAGCTTACAGATCGACCTGGGAACGCCGTTGACCGCCACCCGGGGCTATGCCGCTCCAGAAGTTGAAGCCCTGTATACGCGGGCGCTGGAGCTGTGTCGCGCCCTGGACGAAACGCCCCAGCTGTTTGTCGTCGTCTTTGGCCTGTGGCGATTTTATCTGGTGGCCGGCCGGCTGGACATTGCCCGCGAACTGGCCGAGCAATGTCGGCGTCAGGCCGAGAGCGTCGGGACGCCGGGGGCGCTGCTGACCGCCCACCTCAGCCTGGGCCTGACCTTGAACGCGTCGGGCGAACTGGCTGCGGCGCAAGAGCATCTGGAGCGCAGTCTGCGCTTCTACGATCCTGAGCGGCACCGGCCGGACCGGCCCGAGGGCGCGCATTTTGGCCAAGACCCACAGGTTCTGAGTCTTGCTTTCCTGGCAAATTTGCTGTGGTTGCGCGGCTACCCGGACCAGGCTCTGGCCCGAAGCCAGCAGGCCCGACAGGCCGCCCACAACCTGGCCCACCCGTTCAGTTCGGTCTTAGCCCTGGAATTTGTGGGAACAGTCCATCGCTTCCGGGGGGAATACGCGGCCGCCCACGAATACGCCCGCGCCCTTATCGACCTGGCCCAAGAACAGGGCTTTGCCTTTTGGGTCAGCCTCGGACAGCTCGCCCACGGCTGGGCGCTGACCGACCAAGGTCGCGTCGAAGAAGGCCTGGGCCTGGTTGAGCGGGCAATGGCCGCTCTGCATACCATAGGCCCACACCAGCAGCGCTCGTTTGTCTTTTGTCTGTGTGCGGAGGCGTATCGCAAAGGCGGCCAGCCGGCCCAGGGACTGGCCATCCTCGAACAGGCAATTACCCACACTGACCAGGCCGGCGAACGTTCGCAGCAGGCCGATTTATTCCGCCTCAAGGGCGAGCTGCTGTTGGAGCAGGCCACCCGAGACGGGCAGCTGGCGAACGGGCAACGCGTCGCTCCCCCGGCTCCCGTGGTCGAGGCTGAGGCGTGCTTTCAGCGGGCGATCAGCATTGCCCAGCGCGACGGAGCCAAGTCGCTTGAACTGCGCGCTGTCGTCAGCCTGAGCCGGCTGTGGAAAGACCAGGGTCGGGTGGAGGCTGCCCAGCGGCGGCTGGCCGCAATCTACGACTGGTTCAGCGAAGGCTTTGAGACGGCCGACCTGCGCCAAGCCAGAAACCTTCTGACACAGCTGGGACAGTAG
- a CDS encoding iron-containing redox enzyme family protein — translation MSTENSDGFIAALRGYMAQQEKAPLYGAHFYAGVMAGSLDRQALKKWAIQHHYRTGHHIRAFGGIFLNTGLGPIDQKIRRHIVENLIDEETAMGRGDDAHWRLARRLAEALGASAAELSHPQVARAALEYVEWVIELGRREYGLVTLAAMSIGGESRRENSTARLVQGLTEHYGLSRHDLEFFYAHMGEAEAHGEPVYELVREYATTAQRQEKIRTALANWCEKFRAAQEGILRVAMGEEDGVAAA, via the coding sequence ATGTCCACGGAAAACTCGGACGGCTTTATCGCAGCACTGCGCGGCTATATGGCCCAGCAGGAAAAAGCGCCCCTGTACGGCGCCCATTTCTATGCCGGGGTGATGGCCGGCAGCCTGGACCGTCAGGCGCTCAAAAAATGGGCCATCCAGCACCACTATCGCACCGGACACCACATTCGGGCCTTTGGCGGGATTTTTCTGAACACGGGCTTGGGACCAATCGATCAAAAGATCCGACGCCATATTGTGGAGAACCTGATTGACGAGGAGACGGCGATGGGCCGTGGCGACGACGCGCACTGGCGGCTGGCCCGGCGGCTGGCCGAAGCCCTGGGCGCCAGCGCGGCAGAGCTGTCCCATCCCCAGGTCGCCCGGGCCGCCCTCGAGTATGTCGAGTGGGTCATTGAACTCGGGCGCCGGGAGTACGGCTTGGTGACCCTGGCGGCCATGTCGATCGGTGGAGAAAGCCGCCGGGAGAACTCCACCGCCCGGCTCGTGCAGGGCCTGACCGAGCACTACGGCCTGAGTCGCCACGACCTGGAGTTTTTCTACGCCCACATGGGCGAGGCCGAGGCCCACGGCGAGCCGGTCTACGAGTTGGTGCGGGAGTACGCCACCACCGCCCAGCGCCAGGAGAAAATCCGGACCGCGCTGGCAAACTGGTGCGAGAAGTTTCGGGCTGCCCAGGAAGGTATTCTGCGGGTGGCGATGGGAGAGGAAGACGGCGTGGCCGCCGCCTAG